From a single Osmerus eperlanus chromosome 8, fOsmEpe2.1, whole genome shotgun sequence genomic region:
- the ccr6a gene encoding C-C chemokine receptor type 6a produces MNSSEDYKSDYEEYYSNDIEGPCHMINHHKVERALKPYVHSVICILGFIGNVLVIITYAFYKKSKSMTDVYLLNMAIADLLFVVALPLIIYNEYSDWSMGTYVCKMLRGAYSVNLYSGMLLLACISTDRFIAIVMARRSFRLRSRALLYSRIVCTLVWALAFFLSIPTFLYYERYIPSHGNISFEKPGVFLLNVTSEDDSTVSPVCEFRFPDIETADKMKVLIPSTQMAIGFFLPLLIMGFCYTSIIITLLRVRGFQRHKAVRVVLAVVVVFIACHLPYNIALLYDTITMFHLQDCKDVDLLHTIKAVTESVAYLHCCLNPVLYAFVGVKFRNHFRKIVEDLWCLGKKYIQPRRFSRVTSEMYVSSTRRSMDASSTDASSFTM; encoded by the coding sequence ATGAACAGCTCTGAAGACTACAAATCAGATTATGAGGAATACTACAGCAATGACATTGAAGGGCCATGCCATATGATAAACCACCACAAGGTAGAGAGAGCACTGAAGCCATATGTCCACTCTGTCATCTGCATTCTGGGCTTCATCGGCAACGTCCTGGTGATCATCACCTACGCCTTCTACAAGAAGTCCAAGTCCATGACGGATGTCTACCTTCTCAACATGGCCATAGCAGACTTGCTGTTTGTGGTGGCCCTGCCTCTGATCATTTACAACGAGTACAGTGATTGGTCCATGGGGACATATGTCTGCAAAATGCTTCGCGGGGCCTACAGTGTCAACCTCTACAGCGGAATGCTGCTGCTAGCCTGCATCAGTACTGACCGCTTCATCGCCATCGTCATGGCCCGCCGCTCCTTCAGGCTGCGCTCCCGGGCCCTCCTCTACAGCCGCATCGTCTGCACTCTGGTCTGGGCCCTGGCCTTCTTCCTGTCAATCCCCACCTTCCTCTACTACGAGAGATACATACCATCACACGGCAATATCTCATTTGAGAAACCTGGGGTGTTTTTGTTGAATGTGACCTCCGAGGATGATTCGACCGTCTCGCCGGTGTGTGAGTTTCGGTTCCCGGACATTGAGACGGCCGATAAGATGAAAGTCCTGATCCCTAGCACCCAGATGGCCATAGGGTTCTTCCTCCCCTTACTGATCATGGGATTCTGCTACAccagcatcatcatcaccctgctCCGGGTCAGGGGCTTCCAGAGACACAAGGCAGTGCGAGTAGTGCTGGCCGTGGTGGTGGTCTTCATCGCCTGCCACCTGCCTTACAACATCGCCCTGCTTTACGACACCATCACAATGTTCCATTTGCAGGACTGCAAGGATGTTGACCTTCTCCACACCATCAAGGCGGTCACGGAGAGCGTTGCCTACCTGCACTGCTGCCTCAACCCAGTCCTGTACGCCTTTGTAGGGGTGAAGTTCAGGAACCACTTCAGGAAGATCGTGGAGGACCTCTGGTGCCTGGGGAAGAAGTACATCCAGCCCAGGCGCTTCTCCAGGGTAACATCGGAGATGTACGTCTCCTCCACACGCCGCTCTATGGACGCCTCCTCCACAGACGCCTCCTCTTTCACCATGTGA
- the cep43 gene encoding FGFR1 oncogene partner isoform X2 yields the protein MSATEDDTELRDLLIQNLENNGVLNKLKAEMRAAVFLAMDEQDKVENKTPLVNENLKKCLNTKDGRLVASLIIDFLQVFHLDFTLAVFQPEINSLSGLDSREQVTCELGIQETDINRNTPLLLELIKRGRLKDKSSIFSEGDQATNIPKELSPRQIAEARKKFDMYDKDRTVGISKEDLKAVFGDLFPNFNKNMLERFVSDELHGIDKAPAKSVDFQEFLGLYKRLFNQCRSVVTHEGGDVVHLPNRLNEEKMSTVPASKIPRLRGPKHSGHERMAVAKGLGGCHSDTSLVSGSLKVRGQAHVASRHDGEASGDNGMPVPADLELGLEVEEDGDEGDSFFDDPLPKPQKTYGCLRPVRGESLRGRSFPLIRRGASLNDLSALGSDTEGDVEEPLNDHDHNQSSVHRRAGGSPPASLSDAPPQKSAGGALCGEAGHRDLSGSRSATSNSKEKGLKDLRTMNDKTGSLVLDDDVDYDDDFNSHRSDISKSEVSIGEEIEEVSIEGPDNSDKFDDRTQDVTVSQISQAADYIEEVA from the exons ATGTCTGCAACAGAAGATGACACAGAACTTCGGGATCTTTTGATCCAAAACCTAGAAAACAATGGGGTACTAAACAAACTAAAG GCAGAGATGCGAGCGGCAGTCTTTCTGGCAATGGATGAGCAAGATAAAGTTGAG AATAAAACCCCACTTGTCAATGAAAACCTGAAGAAGTGTTTGAATACAAAAGATG GACGCCTGGTTGCCAGTCTTATCATTGACTTTCTGCAGGTCTTTCACCTCGACTTTACACTTGCTGTATTCCAGCCAGAGATAAACTCA CTTAGTGGACTAGACAGTCGTGAGCAGGTGACTTGTGAATTAGGCATCCAAGAAACAGACATCAACAGGAATACACCGCTGCTGCTGGAGTTGATAAAGAGAGGCAGACTCAAGGACAAGTCTTCCATCTTCTCAGAG GGGGACCAAGCCACAAACATTCCCAAG GAGCTATCACCAAGGCAAATTGCAGAGGCCCGAAAGAAATTTGATATGTATGATAAG GACAGAACTGTCGGGATTAGTAAGGAGGATTTGAAAGCTGTATTTGGAGATTTATTTCCAAACTTCAACAA AAACATGCTGGAGAGATTTGTCTCAGATGAACTCCATGGGATAGACAAAGCCCCTGCTAAAT CTGTTGACTTCCAGGAGTTCCTGGGATTATACAAGCGTCTCTTCAATCAGTGCAGAAGTGTG GTCACTCATGAGGGCGGTGATGTTGTTCACCTTCCAAACCGTCTTAACGAGGAGAAAATGTCCACTGTGCCAGCTAGTAAG ATCCCCAGGTTGAGAGGACCTAAGCACAGTGGACATGAGAGGATGGCTGTTGCCAAG gggctgggggggtgccACAGTgacaccagcctggtctccgGCTCcctgaaggtcagaggtcaagccCACGTCGCATCAAGACACGATGGCGAGGCGTCCGGAGATAACGGGATGCCAGTCCCTGCTGACCTGGaactggggctggaggtggaggaggacggcGACGAGGGCGACTCCTTCTTCGATGACCCCCTGCCCAAGCCCCAGAAAACCTACGGCTG CCTCCGCCCCGTGAGAGGGGAGAGCCTCAGAGGCCGATCCTTCCCCCTCATCAGGAGGGGCGCTAGCCTCAAcga CCTGTCTGCTCTGGGCAGTGACACAGAGGGTGATGTGGAAGAGCCCTTAAATGACCATGATCATAATCAGAGCTCTGTGCACAG gagggctggaggaagcCCGCCGGCCTCCCTGTCGGACGCGCCTCCCCAGAAGAGCGCCGGGGGGGCTCTGTGTGGGGAGGCCGGACACAGAGACCTCTCCGGAAGCAGGAGCGCTACTTCCAACTCCAAAGAAAAAGGATTGAAAGACTTGAGGACTATGAACGACAAAACCGGATCGCTCGTTCTTG ATGATGATGTTGACTATGACGATGACTTCAACAG CCACCGATCAGATATTTCTAAGAGTGAGGTCAGCATTGGTGAAGAGATCGAGGAAGTCTCCATTGAGGGACCAGACAACAGCGATAAG TTTGATGACCGCACCCAAGACGTGACTGTTTCCCAGATCAGTCAGGCTGCCGACTACATCGAGGAGGTGGCCTAA
- the cep43 gene encoding FGFR1 oncogene partner isoform X3, with product MSATEDDTELRDLLIQNLENNGVLNKLKAEMRAAVFLAMDEQDKVENKTPLVNENLKKCLNTKDGRLVASLIIDFLQVFHLDFTLAVFQPEINSLSGLDSREQVTCELGIQETDINRNTPLLLELIKRGRLKDKSSIFSEGDQATNIPKELSPRQIAEARKKFDMYDKDRTVGISKEDLKAVFGDLFPNFNKNMLERFVSDELHGIDKAPAKSVDFQEFLGLYKRLFNQCRSVVTHEGGDVVHLPNRLNEEKMSTVPASKGLGGCHSDTSLVSGSLKVRGQAHVASRHDGEASGDNGMPVPADLELGLEVEEDGDEGDSFFDDPLPKPQKTYGCLRPVRGESLRGRSFPLIRRGASLNDLSALGSDTEGDVEEPLNDHDHNQSSVHRRAGGSPPASLSDAPPQKSAGGALCGEAGHRDLSGSRSATSNSKEKGLKDLRTMNDKTGSLVLDDDVDYDDDFNSHRSDISKSEVSIGEEIEEVSIEGPDNSDKVVCTPKQLGTTLNVCVCLDSEESAFRYSNRK from the exons ATGTCTGCAACAGAAGATGACACAGAACTTCGGGATCTTTTGATCCAAAACCTAGAAAACAATGGGGTACTAAACAAACTAAAG GCAGAGATGCGAGCGGCAGTCTTTCTGGCAATGGATGAGCAAGATAAAGTTGAG AATAAAACCCCACTTGTCAATGAAAACCTGAAGAAGTGTTTGAATACAAAAGATG GACGCCTGGTTGCCAGTCTTATCATTGACTTTCTGCAGGTCTTTCACCTCGACTTTACACTTGCTGTATTCCAGCCAGAGATAAACTCA CTTAGTGGACTAGACAGTCGTGAGCAGGTGACTTGTGAATTAGGCATCCAAGAAACAGACATCAACAGGAATACACCGCTGCTGCTGGAGTTGATAAAGAGAGGCAGACTCAAGGACAAGTCTTCCATCTTCTCAGAG GGGGACCAAGCCACAAACATTCCCAAG GAGCTATCACCAAGGCAAATTGCAGAGGCCCGAAAGAAATTTGATATGTATGATAAG GACAGAACTGTCGGGATTAGTAAGGAGGATTTGAAAGCTGTATTTGGAGATTTATTTCCAAACTTCAACAA AAACATGCTGGAGAGATTTGTCTCAGATGAACTCCATGGGATAGACAAAGCCCCTGCTAAAT CTGTTGACTTCCAGGAGTTCCTGGGATTATACAAGCGTCTCTTCAATCAGTGCAGAAGTGTG GTCACTCATGAGGGCGGTGATGTTGTTCACCTTCCAAACCGTCTTAACGAGGAGAAAATGTCCACTGTGCCAGCTAGTAAG gggctgggggggtgccACAGTgacaccagcctggtctccgGCTCcctgaaggtcagaggtcaagccCACGTCGCATCAAGACACGATGGCGAGGCGTCCGGAGATAACGGGATGCCAGTCCCTGCTGACCTGGaactggggctggaggtggaggaggacggcGACGAGGGCGACTCCTTCTTCGATGACCCCCTGCCCAAGCCCCAGAAAACCTACGGCTG CCTCCGCCCCGTGAGAGGGGAGAGCCTCAGAGGCCGATCCTTCCCCCTCATCAGGAGGGGCGCTAGCCTCAAcga CCTGTCTGCTCTGGGCAGTGACACAGAGGGTGATGTGGAAGAGCCCTTAAATGACCATGATCATAATCAGAGCTCTGTGCACAG gagggctggaggaagcCCGCCGGCCTCCCTGTCGGACGCGCCTCCCCAGAAGAGCGCCGGGGGGGCTCTGTGTGGGGAGGCCGGACACAGAGACCTCTCCGGAAGCAGGAGCGCTACTTCCAACTCCAAAGAAAAAGGATTGAAAGACTTGAGGACTATGAACGACAAAACCGGATCGCTCGTTCTTG ATGATGATGTTGACTATGACGATGACTTCAACAG CCACCGATCAGATATTTCTAAGAGTGAGGTCAGCATTGGTGAAGAGATCGAGGAAGTCTCCATTGAGGGACCAGACAACAGCGATAAGGTAGTTTGTACACCAAAACAACTTGGCACcactttgaatgtgtgtgtctgtttagatAGTGAGGAGTCGGCCTTCAGGtattcaaacaggaagtga
- the cep43 gene encoding FGFR1 oncogene partner isoform X4 codes for MSATEDDTELRDLLIQNLENNGVLNKLKAEMRAAVFLAMDEQDKVENKTPLVNENLKKCLNTKDGRLVASLIIDFLQVFHLDFTLAVFQPEINSLSGLDSREQVTCELGIQETDINRNTPLLLELIKRGRLKDKSSIFSEGDQATNIPKELSPRQIAEARKKFDMYDKDRTVGISKEDLKAVFGDLFPNFNKNMLERFVSDELHGIDKAPAKSVDFQEFLGLYKRLFNQCRSVVTHEGGDVVHLPNRLNEEKMSTVPASKIPRLRGPKHSGHERMAVAKGLGGCHSDTSLVSGSLKVRGQAHVASRHDGEASGDNGMPVPADLELGLEVEEDGDEGDSFFDDPLPKPQKTYGWRAGGSPPASLSDAPPQKSAGGALCGEAGHRDLSGSRSATSNSKEKGLKDLRTMNDKTGSLVLDDDVDYDDDFNSHRSDISKSEVSIGEEIEEVSIEGPDNSDKVVCTPKQLGTTLNVCVCLDSEESAFRYSNRK; via the exons ATGTCTGCAACAGAAGATGACACAGAACTTCGGGATCTTTTGATCCAAAACCTAGAAAACAATGGGGTACTAAACAAACTAAAG GCAGAGATGCGAGCGGCAGTCTTTCTGGCAATGGATGAGCAAGATAAAGTTGAG AATAAAACCCCACTTGTCAATGAAAACCTGAAGAAGTGTTTGAATACAAAAGATG GACGCCTGGTTGCCAGTCTTATCATTGACTTTCTGCAGGTCTTTCACCTCGACTTTACACTTGCTGTATTCCAGCCAGAGATAAACTCA CTTAGTGGACTAGACAGTCGTGAGCAGGTGACTTGTGAATTAGGCATCCAAGAAACAGACATCAACAGGAATACACCGCTGCTGCTGGAGTTGATAAAGAGAGGCAGACTCAAGGACAAGTCTTCCATCTTCTCAGAG GGGGACCAAGCCACAAACATTCCCAAG GAGCTATCACCAAGGCAAATTGCAGAGGCCCGAAAGAAATTTGATATGTATGATAAG GACAGAACTGTCGGGATTAGTAAGGAGGATTTGAAAGCTGTATTTGGAGATTTATTTCCAAACTTCAACAA AAACATGCTGGAGAGATTTGTCTCAGATGAACTCCATGGGATAGACAAAGCCCCTGCTAAAT CTGTTGACTTCCAGGAGTTCCTGGGATTATACAAGCGTCTCTTCAATCAGTGCAGAAGTGTG GTCACTCATGAGGGCGGTGATGTTGTTCACCTTCCAAACCGTCTTAACGAGGAGAAAATGTCCACTGTGCCAGCTAGTAAG ATCCCCAGGTTGAGAGGACCTAAGCACAGTGGACATGAGAGGATGGCTGTTGCCAAG gggctgggggggtgccACAGTgacaccagcctggtctccgGCTCcctgaaggtcagaggtcaagccCACGTCGCATCAAGACACGATGGCGAGGCGTCCGGAGATAACGGGATGCCAGTCCCTGCTGACCTGGaactggggctggaggtggaggaggacggcGACGAGGGCGACTCCTTCTTCGATGACCCCCTGCCCAAGCCCCAGAAAACCTACGGCTG gagggctggaggaagcCCGCCGGCCTCCCTGTCGGACGCGCCTCCCCAGAAGAGCGCCGGGGGGGCTCTGTGTGGGGAGGCCGGACACAGAGACCTCTCCGGAAGCAGGAGCGCTACTTCCAACTCCAAAGAAAAAGGATTGAAAGACTTGAGGACTATGAACGACAAAACCGGATCGCTCGTTCTTG ATGATGATGTTGACTATGACGATGACTTCAACAG CCACCGATCAGATATTTCTAAGAGTGAGGTCAGCATTGGTGAAGAGATCGAGGAAGTCTCCATTGAGGGACCAGACAACAGCGATAAGGTAGTTTGTACACCAAAACAACTTGGCACcactttgaatgtgtgtgtctgtttagatAGTGAGGAGTCGGCCTTCAGGtattcaaacaggaagtga
- the cep43 gene encoding FGFR1 oncogene partner isoform X1, with product MSATEDDTELRDLLIQNLENNGVLNKLKAEMRAAVFLAMDEQDKVENKTPLVNENLKKCLNTKDGRLVASLIIDFLQVFHLDFTLAVFQPEINSLSGLDSREQVTCELGIQETDINRNTPLLLELIKRGRLKDKSSIFSEGDQATNIPKELSPRQIAEARKKFDMYDKDRTVGISKEDLKAVFGDLFPNFNKNMLERFVSDELHGIDKAPAKSVDFQEFLGLYKRLFNQCRSVVTHEGGDVVHLPNRLNEEKMSTVPASKIPRLRGPKHSGHERMAVAKGLGGCHSDTSLVSGSLKVRGQAHVASRHDGEASGDNGMPVPADLELGLEVEEDGDEGDSFFDDPLPKPQKTYGCLRPVRGESLRGRSFPLIRRGASLNDLSALGSDTEGDVEEPLNDHDHNQSSVHRRAGGSPPASLSDAPPQKSAGGALCGEAGHRDLSGSRSATSNSKEKGLKDLRTMNDKTGSLVLDDDVDYDDDFNSHRSDISKSEVSIGEEIEEVSIEGPDNSDKVVCTPKQLGTTLNVCVCLDSEESAFRYSNRK from the exons ATGTCTGCAACAGAAGATGACACAGAACTTCGGGATCTTTTGATCCAAAACCTAGAAAACAATGGGGTACTAAACAAACTAAAG GCAGAGATGCGAGCGGCAGTCTTTCTGGCAATGGATGAGCAAGATAAAGTTGAG AATAAAACCCCACTTGTCAATGAAAACCTGAAGAAGTGTTTGAATACAAAAGATG GACGCCTGGTTGCCAGTCTTATCATTGACTTTCTGCAGGTCTTTCACCTCGACTTTACACTTGCTGTATTCCAGCCAGAGATAAACTCA CTTAGTGGACTAGACAGTCGTGAGCAGGTGACTTGTGAATTAGGCATCCAAGAAACAGACATCAACAGGAATACACCGCTGCTGCTGGAGTTGATAAAGAGAGGCAGACTCAAGGACAAGTCTTCCATCTTCTCAGAG GGGGACCAAGCCACAAACATTCCCAAG GAGCTATCACCAAGGCAAATTGCAGAGGCCCGAAAGAAATTTGATATGTATGATAAG GACAGAACTGTCGGGATTAGTAAGGAGGATTTGAAAGCTGTATTTGGAGATTTATTTCCAAACTTCAACAA AAACATGCTGGAGAGATTTGTCTCAGATGAACTCCATGGGATAGACAAAGCCCCTGCTAAAT CTGTTGACTTCCAGGAGTTCCTGGGATTATACAAGCGTCTCTTCAATCAGTGCAGAAGTGTG GTCACTCATGAGGGCGGTGATGTTGTTCACCTTCCAAACCGTCTTAACGAGGAGAAAATGTCCACTGTGCCAGCTAGTAAG ATCCCCAGGTTGAGAGGACCTAAGCACAGTGGACATGAGAGGATGGCTGTTGCCAAG gggctgggggggtgccACAGTgacaccagcctggtctccgGCTCcctgaaggtcagaggtcaagccCACGTCGCATCAAGACACGATGGCGAGGCGTCCGGAGATAACGGGATGCCAGTCCCTGCTGACCTGGaactggggctggaggtggaggaggacggcGACGAGGGCGACTCCTTCTTCGATGACCCCCTGCCCAAGCCCCAGAAAACCTACGGCTG CCTCCGCCCCGTGAGAGGGGAGAGCCTCAGAGGCCGATCCTTCCCCCTCATCAGGAGGGGCGCTAGCCTCAAcga CCTGTCTGCTCTGGGCAGTGACACAGAGGGTGATGTGGAAGAGCCCTTAAATGACCATGATCATAATCAGAGCTCTGTGCACAG gagggctggaggaagcCCGCCGGCCTCCCTGTCGGACGCGCCTCCCCAGAAGAGCGCCGGGGGGGCTCTGTGTGGGGAGGCCGGACACAGAGACCTCTCCGGAAGCAGGAGCGCTACTTCCAACTCCAAAGAAAAAGGATTGAAAGACTTGAGGACTATGAACGACAAAACCGGATCGCTCGTTCTTG ATGATGATGTTGACTATGACGATGACTTCAACAG CCACCGATCAGATATTTCTAAGAGTGAGGTCAGCATTGGTGAAGAGATCGAGGAAGTCTCCATTGAGGGACCAGACAACAGCGATAAGGTAGTTTGTACACCAAAACAACTTGGCACcactttgaatgtgtgtgtctgtttagatAGTGAGGAGTCGGCCTTCAGGtattcaaacaggaagtga